From the Thermococcus sp. genome, the window ACCGCTTCATAATGGACGCCGGCCTCGGTGAGAAGAACAGCCTCGGCTTCGGCTTTTTGAACCCCATCAGGAGGTGAAAGATTGAAACTTGAAGAACTTGTTGCCCTCGGCGGGCTCCTCCACGACATCGGAAAGCCCGTGCAGAGGGCTGGCATTTACTCGGGCGACCACTCGGAGCAGGGAGCGGAGTTCCTTAGATGGCTGGCAACGGAAACGGGGAGAGAAGAATACGGGCTTCTCGCGCTTTTCTCGGCTTTCCACCATAGCGAGCACTTCAACGAGGTCAGAATCAGGGAGGCAATTAGGAGTCTTCCGGAGTGCTTTGGGCTGAGCGAGGAGGACATTATAAGGGCCCTGTGGATAGTTTACGAGGCCGACAACCTCTCCTCGGCCGAGAGGGAGAAAGGCAAACCCCGGAATATAAGGCCGCTCTACTCAATTTTCAACAGGGAAAAGGCCTACCGGCCGGTTGTCCTTGAATTCGGTCAGGAGTTGCCGGTTCCCGGGGAGGTTGAAAGCCTAACAAAATGGGACTACAGAAACGTGATAGAAGGCCTTACAGAAGACCTCAAGAAAAGTGAGCTCCGGGTTGATAGACTACTCCCGGTTCTTGAGAAGCGCCTCACCTTCGTCAGCTCTGTAACCGCTAAGGGAAACGTCATCTCGCTCTACGACCACATGAGGATGACCTCCGCCATAGCTCTGGCCATGCTGAAGGCCGGCTGTACAGCGGAGGAGGTAAAAGCCGGGAGGTGCAGGAGGGAAAAGATGTTTCTCCTGATTGAAGGTGACTTTTCAGGAATACAGGACTTCATCTACGGGATAAGCGGAAAGGGAACGCTAAAGTACCTCCGCGCTAGGAGCGCCTATCTGGAGCTAATTGCCTGGGACATCGTCCTCGAAATCATCAACAGGCTCGGTTTAACAAGGGTCAACGTTATATTCAACGCCGGCGGGCATTTCCTCATCCTCGGCCAGAACACCGAGGAAGCCAGAAAAGAGCTCGAAAGCATAAGGAAGCACGTTGTTGAGTGGCTCTACCGCGAATTTGACGGAAAGCTCTACCTCGCTCTGGACTGGGAGGCTGTGAGCGGGGAAGAGCTCGGAAGGGATAAAGAAGGCCATCCCCTGCTCCCAATTGCACGGAAGAGGCTAAAGAGAAAGCTTGACCTC encodes:
- the cas10 gene encoding type III-A CRISPR-associated protein Cas10/Csm1, with the translated sequence MKLEELVALGGLLHDIGKPVQRAGIYSGDHSEQGAEFLRWLATETGREEYGLLALFSAFHHSEHFNEVRIREAIRSLPECFGLSEEDIIRALWIVYEADNLSSAEREKGKPRNIRPLYSIFNREKAYRPVVLEFGQELPVPGEVESLTKWDYRNVIEGLTEDLKKSELRVDRLLPVLEKRLTFVSSVTAKGNVISLYDHMRMTSAIALAMLKAGCTAEEVKAGRCRREKMFLLIEGDFSGIQDFIYGISGKGTLKYLRARSAYLELIAWDIVLEIINRLGLTRVNVIFNAGGHFLILGQNTEEARKELESIRKHVVEWLYREFDGKLYLALDWEAVSGEELGRDKEGHPLLPIARKRLKRKLDLRKLRRFGEVEGLFKEPEASERLEECAVCGKEVSKSELKEFSLGEDKVEACETCIELFRLGEKLPKVKGFVLDRKAYEGEDITKGPFRYFIPYEKGIPLGEVLLLKNTLDVPGNLPETIEFVPYLVADYFKPSEKSEYVIADFDELAGDKEDTKK